GCGGCGGAGGTGCGCGCCCGCCTCGGCGAGAGCCTGGCCGCGGTGCCCCGCGCGGTCGGCGTGAACAACCACATGGGCTCGCGCTTCACCGAGGAGACCGCCGGACTCGTCCCCGTGATGGAGGAGCTCAAGGCCCGCGGCCTCTTCTGGCTCGACAGCCGCACGACGGCCGCCACGCGCGGCGCCGAGACCGCGCGGGCGGCGGGCGTCCCGGTGCTCGAGCGCGACGTCTTCCTCGACGCCGAGGTGAAGCCGGAGTTCATCCGGGCGCAGCTGCGCCGCGCCGTCGCCATCGCGCACGAGCACGGCCAGGCGATCGGGATCGGCCACCCGCACCCGGAGACGATCGCGGCGCTCCGCGAGCTGCGCGGCGAGCTCCTCGACTCCGGGGTCACGCTCGTGCGGCTCTCCGCCCTCGTGCCGCCCGCGGCCGGCGCCGGCACCGCCGTCGCCAGCCAGTCGCGTCCGGCGAAGGAGCGCGCGGGACGGACCGCGGTCGCCCTCCCGTAGAGACCATGCTCATCCTCGGGATCGAGACCTCCTGCGACGAGACCGCGGCCGCTCTCGTCGAGCGCGGCCGGCGGGTGCGCTCCTCGATCGTCGCCTCGCAGATCGACGACCACCGCCCCTACGGCGGGGTCGTCCCGGAGATCGCCGGGCGCAAGCACCTGGAGAACCTCGTGCCCGTGACGCAGGCCGCGCTCGCGGACGCCGGCGTCCAGCCATCGGAAGTCCGCGCGGTCGCCGTGACCTCCAGCCCGGGCCTGATGGGCGCACTGCTGGTCGGCACGTCCTTCGGCAAGGCGCTCGCGCTCGGCTGGGGCGTGCCGCTGATCGAGGTCAACCACCTTCACGCGCACGCCCTCGCCATCCTCCTCGCGAAATCCCGGCCGCGCTTCCCCTACCTGGCGCTGGTCGTCTCCGGCGGGCACACGACGCTGTTCCGCGTGGATTCCCCGCTCTCGCTCGGCGTGCTCGGGCAGACCCGCGACGACGCGGCGGGCGAAGTGCTCGACAAGGTCGCCAAGTTCCTCGGCCTCGGCTACCCCGGCGGGCCCGCCATCGACCGGCTCGCCGCCGGCGCGAACGTGCACGCCGTGCGCTTCCCGCGCGGCCTGCAGCGCGCCGCGACCTTCGACTTCTCGTTCTCCGGCCTCAAGACCGCCGTCGTCAACCACGCGCTCGGCACGCGCCGTGTCGAGGGCCGCCTCAACGACCAGCCCGTGCCGGCCCTCTCCGACAGGCAGTTGCGGGACCTGGTCGCCTCGTTCCAGGAAGCGGTCGTGGACACCCTCGTGGGGACGACGCTGCGCGCCGCCGCCGCCGAAGGGCTGGCGACGGTCGTCGTCTCCGGCGGCGTGGCCGCCAACTCCCGCCTGCGCGAAAAGATGTCGTTGCAGGGGGCCGCGGCCGGGTTGCGCGTGCTCTTCCCCGAGCCGGGCCTGTGCACTGACAACGCGGCGATGATCGCCGCCGCGGCCTGGCACCTCGCGCGCCGCGGGCGCTTCGCCGGCCTGGACCTGCGCCCCGCCGCGAAGATGAAGCCGGGCGTGTGCTAGGATGCCCCCCGTGAGCGGCACCGGCGCGACG
This portion of the bacterium genome encodes:
- the tsaD gene encoding tRNA (adenosine(37)-N6)-threonylcarbamoyltransferase complex transferase subunit TsaD, with the translated sequence MLILGIETSCDETAAALVERGRRVRSSIVASQIDDHRPYGGVVPEIAGRKHLENLVPVTQAALADAGVQPSEVRAVAVTSSPGLMGALLVGTSFGKALALGWGVPLIEVNHLHAHALAILLAKSRPRFPYLALVVSGGHTTLFRVDSPLSLGVLGQTRDDAAGEVLDKVAKFLGLGYPGGPAIDRLAAGANVHAVRFPRGLQRAATFDFSFSGLKTAVVNHALGTRRVEGRLNDQPVPALSDRQLRDLVASFQEAVVDTLVGTTLRAAAAEGLATVVVSGGVAANSRLREKMSLQGAAAGLRVLFPEPGLCTDNAAMIAAAAWHLARRGRFAGLDLRPAAKMKPGVC